Proteins co-encoded in one Aspergillus flavus chromosome 2, complete sequence genomic window:
- a CDS encoding uncharacterized protein (expressed protein): protein MHCIVILVTVLGGFANNLGSLCFMRGLRGIGGGLIIPNIVASLGFTLPPGKYHRRVRYLKCVVYTTHSSR from the coding sequence atGCATTGTATTGTTATCTTGGTTACTGTATTAGGTGGGTTTGCCAATAATCTGGGCTCTTTGTGCTTCATGCGAGGCCTGCGTGGCATTGGAGGCGGGTTGATAATCCCAAACATCGTCGCCTCTCTAGGATTTACGCTTCCACCAGGCAAATATCATCGAAGGGTTAGGTATCTTAAATGTGTTGTATACACTACTCACAGCAGTAGGTAA
- a CDS encoding HMG box protein codes for MSRKDDTVTVNVDDFTRTRDSVIVSLAQLQAAVSKLSEAYINHANTVLNRGPTVDIGNIASITNSLYESGLLGALGGGARATSPGAKSEVGEKKKRKRAPPDPNAPKRALTPFFLYMQHNRTKISEEMGPSAKPKDVSDEGTRRWAEMPEEEKEHWKKMYADNLAVYKEKMAAYKAGLPYTDDAKAANQLQQEADRAETTPAEESEEEEEEEEEEEEEEPEPVREPTPPRAGKRRRSEAAKAAKDVASPADTKKASPEKKRTRTPASREKKVQEETPASTRKSAATENKRGKKKRKSEAAAEE; via the exons ATGTCGCGCAAAGACGACACTGTCACCGTCAACGTTGACGATTTCACTAGAACCCGCGATAGC GTGATCGTCAGTCTCGCGCAACTCCAGGCGGCTGTCTCCAAGCTGTCGGAGGCTTATATCAACCATGCGAACACCGTACTAAACCGCGGCCCGACGGTCGACATCGGGAACATCGCCAGCATCACCAACTCGCTTTATGAAAGTGGCTTGCTGGGCGCCCTCGGCGGTGGTGCTCGTGCTACTAGCCCCGGCGCAAAGTCCGAGGTgggcgagaagaagaagcgcaagcgcGCTCCCCCGGACCCCAATGCGCCCAAGCGCGCCTTGActcctttcttcctttaCATGCAGCACAACCGCACCAAGATCAGCGAGGAAATGGGTCCCAGTGCCAAGCCCAAGGATGTCTCTGACGAGGGCACCCGTCGCTGGGCCGAGATGcccgaggaggagaaggag CACTGGAAGAAAATGTATGCGGACAACCTCGCAGTctacaaggagaagatggcggcCTACAAGGCTGGTCTTCCTTACACTGATGACGCGAAGGCTGCCAACCAGCTGCAACAGGAGGCGGACCGTGCGGAAACCACCCCTGCTGAAGAgtccgaggaggaggaggaagaggaagaggaggaagaggaggaggagcccgAACCAGTCCGGGAGCCTACCCCTCCACGCGCTGGCAAGCGTCGCCGCAGCGAGGCTGCTAAGGCTGCCAAAGATGTAGCCTCTCCTGCGGATACCAAGAAGGCATCacccgagaagaagaggacgcGCACTCCCGCTTCgagggaaaagaaggtgCAAGAGGAGACCCCCGCCTCGACTCGTAAGTCGGCTGCGACAGAGAACAAGCGTggcaagaagaagcgcaagagcGAGGCTGCTGCTGAAGAGTAA
- a CDS encoding urease Ure (unnamed protein product), producing MHLIPKELDKLAISQLGFLAQRRLARGVRLNHAEAVALISSNLQELIRDGLYSVADLMSIGKTMLGRRHVLPSVVSTLVELQVEGTFPTGTYLVTVHHPISSDEGDLEKALYGSFLPIPPADAFPDPDPNDFEPEKMPGAIIPVKNERITLNEGRRRIRLKVMSKGDRPIQVGSHYHFIEVNPQLHFDRLRAYGYRLDIPAGTSVRFEPGDTKTVTLVEIAGHQVIKGGNFIASGKVDLSRVDEIMLRLQADGFAHIAEPTADAALVTPFTMDREAYARMFGPTTGDLVRLGLTNLWVRVEKDYTSYGDECSFGGGKTIRDGMGQSSEKSHQHCLDTVITNALIIDWSGIYKADIGIKNGIIVGIGKAGNPDIMDGVHPDMVVGSSTDVVAGENKIITAGGFDTHIHFICPQQVDEALASGITTFLGGGTGPSTGSNATTCTPGPTHMRQMIQACDHLPINVGITGKGNDCGGISTEEQIVAGAAGLKLHEDWGSTPAAIDTCLDMCDKYDVQCMIHTDTLNESGFVEQTIEAFKNRTIHTYHTEGAGGGHAPDIISVVEHPNVLPSSTNPTRPFTMNTLDEHLDMLMVCHHLSKNIAEDVAFAESRIRAETIAAEDVLHDLGAISMMSSDSQAMGRCGEVILRTWNTAHKNKEQRGPLKEDEGTGADNFRVKRYISKYTINPAIAQGMSHMIGSVEVGKIADLVFWHPSSFGTKPTQIMKSGMITAAQMGDPNGSIPTIEPVIMRPMFGVSPLHSAYVPSTSIMFVSQASIDAGTVQSYGIKKRIEAVKNCRNIGKADMKYNDTMPKMHVDAESYAVEADGVLCDAQPAVSLPLTQDFFVY from the exons ATGCACCTCATCCCTAAGGAG CTCGATAAACTCGCGATCTCGCAATTGGGCTTCTTGGCCCAACGGCGTCTTGCACGTGGTGTGCGACTGAATCATGCAGAAGCAGTG GctttgatatcctcgaaTCTCCAGGAACTCATCCGCGATGGCCTCTACTCCGTCGCGGACTTGATGTCCATCGGCAAGACCATGCTTGGTCGTCGTCATGTCTTACCGTCCGTTGTGTCCACCCTTGTAGAATTACAGGTCGAAGGCACGTTCCCGACCGGCACATACCTCGTAACGGTCCACCACCCCATCAGTAGCGACGAAGGAGACTTGGAGAAGGCTCTATACGGGAGTTTCCTTCCGATCCCCCCGGCGGACGCGTTCCCTGATCCGGATCCAAACGACTTTGAGCCCGAGAAGATGCCCGGTGCGATCATCCCCGTGAAGAACGAGCGCATTACCTTGAATGAGGGACGACGAAGAATCAGGCTCAAGGTGATGAGTAAGGGCGATCGGCCAATTCAG GTTGGGTCCCACTATCACTTCATTGAAGTCAACCCGCAATTGCATTTTGATCGTCTTCGCGCGTATGGTTATCGCCTGGATATTCCTGCGGGAACATCGGTACGATTCGAACCTGGAGACACCAAGACTGTGACGCTTGTGGAAATTGCCGGCCATCAGGTTATCAAGGGTGGTAACTTCATTGCCTCGGGCAAGGTCGATTTGAGCAGAGTGGACGAGATCATGCTGCGTCTGCAAGCTGACGGTTTCGCTCACATTGCTGAGCCCACTGCGGATGCCGCCCTCGTTACCCCGTTTACGATGGACCGAGAAGCCTACGCTCGGATGTTCGGGCCCACCACTGGTGATCTGGTTCGCCTGGGATTGACAAACCTGTGGGTCAGGGTTGAAAAGGATTACACGTCTTACGGTGATGAGTGCAGTTTTGGCGGAGGCAAGACTATTCGAGATGGAATGGGCCAGTCGTCGGAGAAGTCCCACCAACACTGTCTGGATACGGTTATCACGAATGCGCTTATTATCGACTGGAGCGGTATTTATAAGGCCGATATTGGAATCAAGAACGGTATCATCGTCGGCATTGGCAAGGCTGGAAATCCCGATATTATGGACGGCGTGCATCCGGACATGGTCGTCGGCTCCTCGACGGACGTGGTCGCCGGTgagaacaagatcatcacTGCTGGAGGGTTCGATACCCATATCCATTTCATCTGTCCTCAGCAGGTGGATGAAGCGTTGGCTTCTGGAATCACTACATTCTTGGGTGGAGGAACTGGCCCTTCGACAGGTTCGAACGCGACTACTTGCACCCCGGGACCTACCCATATGCGCCAGATGATCCAGGCTTGCGATCACCTCCCCATCAACGTGGGTATCACCGGTAAAGGAAACGACTGTGGTGGAATCAGCACTGAGGAACAAATCGTGGCCGGAGCAGCGGGACTGAAGCTCCATGAAGACTGGGGCTCCACTCCTGCGGCCATTGACACCTGCCTGGATATGTGCGACAAGTACGACGTGCAATGCATGATTCACACCGATACTCTGAACGAGTCTGGTTTCGTGGAACAAACGATCGAAGCCTTCAAGAACCGCACAATTCACACCTATCACACGGAAGGAGCCGGTGGTGGCCATGCTCCCGATATCATCTCCGTCGTTGAGCACCCGAACGTACTTCCCAGTAGCACCAACCCCACCCGTCCGTTCACGATGAACACTCTAGATGAACATCTTGACATGTTGATGGTGTGCCATCACTTGTCCAAGAACATTGCCGAGGACGTTGCGTTTGCCGAGAGTCGTATCCGTGCCGAGACCATCGCCGCCGAAGATGTTCTCCATGATCTTGGCGCCATCAGTATGATGTCCTCGGATTCGCAGGCTATGGGCCGCTGTGGTGAAGTGATCCTGCGGACATGGAACACAGCGCATAAGAACAAGGAGCAGCGCGGCCCGCTGAAGGAGGACGAAGGCACAGGCGCAGACAACTTCCGAGTCAAGAGGTACATTAGCAAGTACACCATCAACCCAGCCATCGCCCAGGGCATGTCCCACATGATTGGTAGCGTGGAGGTCGGCAAGATTGCCGATTTGGTTTTCTGGCACCCCAGCTCTTTCGGTACCAAGCCTACCCAAATCATGAAGAGCGGAATGATTACCGCTGCACAGATG GGTGATCCAAACGGCTCCATTCCCACCATCGAGCCGGTCATCATGCGTCCCATGTTCGGAGTAAGTCCCCTTCACTCT GCCTACGTCCCCAGCACCTCAATCATGTTCGTCTCCCAAGCCTCCATCGACGCCGGCACCGTCCAATCCTACGGAATCAAGAAGCGCATTGAAGCCGTCAAGAACTGCCGCAACATCGGCAAAGCCGACATGAAGTACAACGACACCATGCCAAAGATGCACGTCGACGCGGAAAGCTACGCCGTCGAAGCCGACGGTGTCCTTTGCGACGCCCAACCCGCAGTAAGCCTGCCGCTTACGCAAGATTTCTTCGTTTACTAG
- a CDS encoding DNA repair protein translates to MSTFDGIVQEFPYIQIDYFRKNPERPPPLAGFLSHVHSDHLQGLESFRAPFIYCSAATKELLLHIEKYPHRMNFSRGILESRRLHYKHLSKLLRPIPLNTPTEIELTPRLSIRVTLLDANHCTGAVMFLIEGSGKSILYTGDIRAESWWVDSLIRHPVLIPYTLGGRRLDKIYLDSTFARHSSIYRTFPSKANGLAELLQKVASYSEDTTFYFRAWTFGYEEVWMALSAALNSKIHVDRYQIGLYRSLVSAQQGRSGEASALCGFELGNRFVPGCLSEDEGCRIHSCEPGVQCSAISSKNPVYIIPIVSRTNDGSEIPEVGAGGGGGDLYQIHELEIPNELALEQLEKLCLERIHDSQTLSETREALFKAFKSKSKALQLDSYGMKDVHDITLENLVNILSRGRFHDKDRSDNNQGSTGRHYKSGSRLPRVIHFPYSRHSSYAELCELVSAFKPKDVYPCTVDPLTWDEDVSMQSLFGHLCSGTEFTHDHHMRDMLENDEDLRSRKRARYEEPASQPSQLSSTLDSIPRTTMNFATSNPGDDTSPDRRAPDHPNPQRDPTNSQEHPEPQPRLHKAHFAKAIIPSSSHSSSDRIPMPSSLETIQDNNQALNSPLPTPESARAAEKARRKEIRQAWHFLNNARSDETPFHLGSLPSSWSTEEDKDHEYQGKTTTEEETSHHIVGQLNDNVDITDNNIEEPDPEPESHFSQSHSISSSAFASQEQPLEPASDMSFDGAYYEHIEAREQPEAQAAASSSTDAQVANTLKRSSSSSRVRRAAYLAAKADSYEAWASMGLVSAGDNHTEEEIEL, encoded by the exons ATGTCGACTTTTGACGGGATCGTCCAAG AATTCCCTTATATCCAGA TCGATTACTTTCGCAAAAACCCAGAGAGGCCTCCTCCACTAGCCGGCTTCCTTAGCCATGTCCATAGTGATCATCTCCAGGGCTTGGAGTCCTTCCGAGCTCCATTCATCTACTGTTCGGCAGCAACTAAAGAG CTGCTCTTGCACATCGAAAAATATCCTCACCGCATGAATTTCAGTAGAGGCATCCTTGAATCCCGGAGGTTGCATTACAAACATCTATCCAAACTTTTG CGGCCGATCCCTCTAAACACGCCGACGGAGATCGAACTCACCCCTCGGCTATCCATCAGAGTTACCCTGCTAGACGCCAATCACTGTACGGGCGCGGTGATGTTTCTCATCGAAGGTAGTGGAAAATCCATTCTCTACACCGGTGACATTCGTG CGGAGTCTTGGTGGGTCGACAGCCTTATCCGACATCCAGTCCTCATTCCCTACACTCTAGGTGGTAGGCGATTGGATAAGATCTATCTCGATAGTACATTTGCCCGTCACTCGTCTATATACCGTACATTCCCATCCAAGGCAAACGGATTGGCAGAACTTCTGCAGAAAGTGGCATCCTACTCAGAGGACACTACATTCTACTTCCGAGCATGGACTTTCGGATATGAGGAAGTCTGGATGGCTCTTTCTGCTGCTCTCAACTCAAAA ATCCATGTGGATCGGTACCAAATAGGTCTGTATAGGTCGCTCGTTTCCGCTCAACAGGGGAGGAGCGGCGAAGCATCTGCTCTTTGTGGCTTCGAGCTCGGGAATAGATTTGTTCCTGGCTGTCTGAGCGAAGACGAAGGATGCCGCATCCATAGCTGTGAGCCAGGCGTACAATGCTCGGCGATTTCATCGAAGAACCCGGTTTATATAATCCCGATCGTTAGTCGAACGAATGACGGCTCGGAAATACCCGAAGTTGGAGctggaggcggaggtggtgacTTGTATCAGATTCACGAGCTCGAAATCCCAAACGAGCTGGCACTAGAGCAACTAGAGAAACTTTGTCTCGAGAGGATTCACGATTCTCAAACACTCTCGGAGACGCGAGAAGCGCTCTTCAAGGCATTCAAGTCCAAAAGCAAAGCACTCCAGCTTGATAGCTATGGGATGAAAGACGTTCATGACATTACCCTAGAAAACCTAGTGAACATCCTCAGCCGGGGCCGTTTCCACGACAAGGATCGGTCCGATAACAATCAAGGATCAACAGGACGACATTATAAGTCAGGAAGTCGACTTCCAAGAGTTATC CACTTTCCATATTCGCGCCATTCGTCCTATGCAGAGCTATGTGAGCTGGTTTCCGCATTCAAACCAAAAGACGTATACCCTTGTACAGTGGACCCTCTAACATGGGACGAGGACGTCTCCATGCAAAGTCTCTTCGGCCATCTGTGCTCAGGAACAGAATTCACTCACGACCACCACATGCGCGACATGCTGGAAAACGACGAAGACCTTCGCTCAAGGAAGCGAGCTCGCTACGAAGAGCCCGCATCGCAACCAAGCCAGCTGTCCAGTACACTGGACAGCATACCCAGAACCACAATGAATTTTGCCACCAGCAACCCCGGCGACGATACAAGTCCAGATAGAAGAGCGCCAGATCACCCCAATCCCCAACGAGACCCAACAAATTCACAAGAGCATCCAGAGCCGCAACCAAGACTCCACAAAGCTCACTTTGCAAAGGCAATAATaccctcatcatcacatTCATCCTCAGATCGCATTCCCATGCCTTCATCCTTAGAGACTATCCAAGACAACAACCAAGCACTAAACTCGCCACTCCCTACCCCAGAATCAGCCCGAGCAGCAGAAAAAGCCAGGCGGAAGGAGATCCGCCAAGCATGGCACTTCTTGAACAACGCACGATCCGACGAAACTCCATTCCACCTTGGCTCTCTCCCCTCTTCATGGTCTACCGAAGAAGACAAGGACCACGAGTACCAGGGAAAGACcaccacagaagaagagacatcGCATCACATCGTTGGGCAACTCAACGATAACGTCGATATCACAGACAACAACATAGAAGAACCAGATCCAGAGCCAGAAAGCCACTTCAGTCAGTCACACTCCATCTCGTCTTCCGCCTTTGCATCCCAAGAACAGCCGTTGGAGCCAGCCAGTGATATGAGCTTCGATGGTGCATATTATGAGCATATCGAAGCCCGGGAACAACCAGAGGCTCAGGCAGCggcctcttcatcaacagATGCCCAGGTGGCCAATACCCTAAAGAGAAGTAGCAGTTCGTCTCGAGTACGGAGAGCCGCGTATCTAGCTGCTAAAGCGGATAGTTACGAGGCCTGGGCGTCGATGGGGCTTGTTTCGGCGGGGGATAATCACACAGAAGAGGAGATTGAGCTGTGA
- a CDS encoding putative nitrogen permease regulator Npr2 (nitrogen permease regulator NLRG/NPR2): protein MIKAIFYSKFDTQEGPKVVHQVPDGAIVPSATAPSQPLFLTFSDISFFVIPRQELCGNLMQVCTNGYRILGYPICMKSLRYDRNEFIFNFCIVLAEEEDFSTYKSVVQKLADLMHGLEEQGQFLSRDHSKSGEGKVYSLCETLMEDLNNYCECMIPIDELNTLNIKLFPIYPSPPSVKAWHVPLFTVRYQTFMDENWDLTMQRIVPHINGVNSIRIISILADTDFSLTCRAIRHLLYYNCLFLLDIFSFSAIYAPTAQFSSTIASNEDMQRECARYVNTLFASPAAVSTFANPTRSYDPDAVWPPLGEIVTGTTANVDIASSIGSASSRSPSPAPTITAPGSTAATIEDQPEREVVDGVGLVELYASLKQGQSVKQWYMHHSRQLAHIDIRRFITFGIIKGFLYRVHKYAYATGFPAPPSKYHHHHHYHSQVTSGPSSRGPGTGTNSPYASSVGDEPAPIAAHQHDGPSTSVHSGSRPGTVIEDEDDEDYIDDKTLSKYLDGMHCFDQICTELEISEKEFTARLKRYPGEVLIIHR from the exons ATGATCAAAGCGATCTTCTACAGCAAGTTCGACACTCAGGAGG GACCTAAGGTCGTTCACCAAGTTCCCGATGGCGCGATAGTTCCCTCCGCGACCGCTCCGTCGCAACCCCTCTTCCTGACCTTTTCcgacatctccttcttcgtgATTCCCCGTCAAGAGCTATGCGGAAACTTGATGCAGGTTTGCACGAATGGATACCGGATACTTGGTTACCCGATCTGCATGAAGTCCCTCCGCTATGACCGCAACGAATTCATCTTTAATTTTTGCATCGTGCTggcggaggaagaagatttTAGCACGTACAAGAGTGTAGTCCAGAAACTTGCGGACCTGATGCATGGGCTGGAGGAGCAAGGTCAATTTTTGTCCAGAGATCATTCAAAGAGCGGCGAGGGGAAGGTCTACAGCTTGTGTGAGACATTGATGGAGGATCTAAATAACTATTGCGAATGCATGATTCCCATTG ACGAATTAAACACCTTGAATATCAAGCTGTTCCCTATCTACCCCTCTCCTCCGTCTGTCAAAGCCTGGCACGTCCCCTTGTTCACTGTTCGATACCAAACCTTCATGGATGAGAATTGGGATCTCACCATGCAACGA ATCGTCCCTCACATCAATGGTGTCAACAGTATCCGCATAATTTCCATCCTTGCCGACACAGACTTCTCTCTCACCTGCCGCGCAATCCGGCATTTGCTCTACTACAATtgtctcttcctcctcgacatcttttctttctctgcaaTTTACGCTCCCACAGCTCAATTCAGCTCGACGATTGCCTCAAACGAGGACATGCAGCGAGAATGCGCACGCTATGTCAACACTCTCTTTGCATCCCCTGCTGCCGTATCAACCTTCGCGAATCCTACCCGAAGCTATGACCCAGACGCTGTATGGCCACCCCTCGGTGAAATCGTCACAGGCACTACCGCCAACGTCGACATAGCCAGCAGCATTGGCAGTGCTAGTTCCAGGAGCCCTAGCCCAGCTCCTACCATCACAGCGCCAGGTAGCACAGCAGCGACAATAGAGGACCAACCGGAAAGAGAAGTGGTCGACGGGGTCGGGCTAGTCGAGCTTTACGCCAGCCTCAAACAAGGCCAAAGCGTCAAACAATGGTATATGCACCATAGCCGACAACTAGCCCACATCGACATCCGTCGCTTCATCACCTTTGGAATCATCAAAGGGTTCCTATACCGTGTACACAAGTACGCCTACGCGACAGGTTTTCCCGCTCCACCCTCGAAatatcaccatcaccaccattATCACAGTCAGGTAACCAGCGGTCCATCATCCAGAGGTCCCGGAACAGGGACCAATAGTCCCTATGCGTCAAGTGTAGGGGATGAGCCAGCGCCCATCGCTGCGCATCAGCATGATGGACCTTCGACCTCCGTGCACAGCGGGAGCCGTCCAGGGACGGTGatcgaagatgaggatgatgaagactaCATCGACGATAAGACTTTGTCCAAATACCTCGATGGAATGCATTGCTTTGATCAAATATGCACTGAACTGGAAATCAGCGAAAAGGAATTTACCGCTAGGCTGAAGCGGTATCCCGGGGAGGTGTTAATCATACACCGATGA
- a CDS encoding putative transcriptional regulator Ngg1, which produces MPSASKGKGKGREARPSRSRNTTPNSSFSAPTAAPVSSYLDNDVSKLLVPVAAQYGEILDRMGGVGPIPDSKSLETLMEHLKTLSQLAEARSDACDAGIRELSQKRKEVVEEPEHDTDRPKMKREADDEEEESKVPKGGKLKKRKERGSSSKEDRPLAHGAHELSRQDGAETKVEGAASPISKKSKSTSSLSPPEPNSPKVKADTEAQAPGSPMSDDSSDSHQPEPAPAVPQIQVFGPNPVKFDDPTIYHIRDVTPDMTDDERKEIYSVTRFPASDLSHMMAGVAPDKDYSNSKPTNQVSANTFLAYVEPYVRPLMEEDIAFLKEKGDRATPFIMPRRGKRHYNEIWAEEDGLMNVDQNGNKERLPLNQGRGNIDQVTDETMETDKVSVGPLVSRLYSLLRYEHRAPDETPGTNGTVNGELPNGSSLGDAMDLDHPIGGGDSESKPQPSATSFPDASPSGFKVPAAKLDHAQLDERLKAELRHVGFLGAEDNPDYDAHYDDDIAQRLRLLQSELKKQMIVNSARKARLLEIARERMAYQEYMTIHDDLDSQVQQAYLKRTRTLGKSKKGSQAKHRPGGAGGGSHVVSAAGVGRPAIGDVARTLMDRRKRWRDCIGPIFKDCKTSVPRNNESVFDPSLMAEYEKAEVEGWDEEQE; this is translated from the exons ATGCCATCCGCAagcaaagggaaagggaaaggccgTGAAGCGCGCCCCTCTCGAAGCCGAAACACCACACCCAACTCCAGTTTCAGTGCCCCGACCGCCGCCCCTGTATCCAGCTACCTCGACAATGATGTATCGAAACTACTCGTTCCAGTCGCCGCGCAATATGGAGAGATATTGGATAGGATGGGCGGGGTCGGTCCTATACCCGACTCGAAGTCCCTGGAGACATTGATGGAGCATCTCAAGACACTCAGTCAGCTGGCAGAAGCTCGTAGCGATGCATGCGATGCTGGCATCAGAGAGCTGTCTCAAAAGCGAAAGGAGGTAGTGGAGGAACCTGAGCACGACACCGACCGTCCGAAAATGAAGCGCGaggcagatgatgaagaggaggaatcGAAAGTACCCAAGGGAGGGAAATTAAAGAAGCGCAAAGAACGGGGCAGTAGTTCAAAGGAAGATCGCCCATTAGCTCATGGCGCTCATGAACTTTCTCGACAAGATGGTGCGGAAACCAAGGTGGAGGGTG CTGCATCGCCTATTTCTAAAAAGTCGAAGAGTACATCGTCACTATCACCGCCGGAACCCAATTCCCCCAAAGTGAAGGCAGACACAGAAGCTCAAGCTCCTGGATCACCCATGTCGGACGATAGCTCAGACTCGCATCAGCCTGAACCAGCTCCTGCTGTGCCACAAATTCAAGTCTTCGGTCCAAATCCCGTGAAATTCGACGATCCGACCATATACCATATACGTGATGTCACTCCTGACATGACCGATgacgaaaggaaagaaatctacAGCGTCACTCGTTTCCCGGCCAGTGATCTAAGTCATATGATGGCTGGAGTAGCTCCAGATAAAGACTATAGCAATTCCAAGCCTACAAACCAGGTCAGCGCGAATACATTCCTCGCCTACGTCGAACCATATGTCCGCCcgttgatggaggaggacaTTGCTTTCCTCAAAGAGAAA GGCGATCGAGCGACACCGTTCATCATGCCTCGACGTGGGAAGAGGCACTACAACGAGATCTGGGCCGAGGAAGATGGGCTGATGAATGTTGACCAGAACGGTAACAAGGAACGTCTGCCCTTGAATCAGGGACGTGGAAACATCGACCAAGTGACAGACGAAACTATGGAAACGGACAAGGTTTCAGTTGGTCCATTAGTTAGCCGCCTGTATTCTCTACTACGATACGAACACCGCGCTCCCGACGAAACCCCTGGCACCAACGGCACAGTCAACGGGGAATTACCGAACGGCTCTTCACTCGGCGACGCAATGGACCTCGACCACCCAATAGGAGGAGGAGACTCAGAAAGCAAGCCCCAACCTTCCGCGACATCGTTCCCTGATGCATCCCCAAGCGGCTTCAAAGTGCCCGCCGCGAAGCTAGACCACGCCCAACTCGACGAGCGCCTCAAAGCAGAACTCCGCCATGTAGGCTTCCTCGGCGCTGAGGACAATCCCGATTACGACGCGCATTATGACGACGACATCGCTCAGCGACTACGTCTCCTGCAAAGCGAACTTAAAAAGCAAATGATCGTCAACAGCGCCCGAAAAGCAAGACTCCTAGAAATTGCCCGTGAGCGCATGGCATACCAGGAGTACATGACCATCCACGACGATCTCGACTCCCAGGTACAACAGGCCTATCTCAAGCGTACCCGGACATTAgggaagagcaagaagggCTCCCAGGCCAAGCACAGGCCGGGCGGAGCTGGCGGCGGCAGCCACGTTGTCAGTGCCGCTGGTGTGGGTCGTCCCGCTATCGGCGACGTCGCTCGCACTCTCATGGACCGACGCAAGCGCTGGCGTGACTGTATTGGGCCGATTTTCAAAGATTGCAAGACTTCTGTGCCGAGGAATAATGAGTCGGTCTTTGACCCATCGCTCATGGCGGAGTACGAGAAGGCGGAAGTTGAAGGTTGGGATGAGGAGCAGGAGTGA